A stretch of Bacillus pseudomycoides DNA encodes these proteins:
- a CDS encoding LysE family translocator → MVENYLLFIIMSICLIILPGPDTAMATKNTLTSGKMGGVKTVFGTCIALLIHTLAAVIGLSAIIVKSAFLFSIFKYAGAIYLVYLGIKALLSLKNKNSIDTNELPMKHAGENSSCFRQGFLTNLLNPKVAVFFLTFLPQFLNPNHNTFIQFLIMGLTYLVLTVIWFAFYIFLIDKISLFMKKPTTQRYIQGLTGIILIGFGIKLAFEKNS, encoded by the coding sequence ATTGTGGAGAATTATCTTCTTTTTATTATCATGTCAATTTGTCTTATTATTTTACCCGGACCTGACACTGCAATGGCTACAAAAAACACTCTTACTTCAGGAAAAATGGGAGGTGTGAAAACAGTTTTCGGCACCTGTATTGCTCTCTTAATTCATACTTTAGCTGCTGTAATTGGACTTTCTGCTATTATTGTTAAATCGGCTTTCTTATTTTCTATTTTTAAATATGCTGGTGCTATTTATCTCGTCTATTTAGGCATTAAAGCACTTTTATCTTTAAAAAACAAAAACAGCATAGACACGAATGAGTTACCAATGAAACATGCAGGTGAAAACAGCTCTTGTTTTCGCCAAGGATTTCTTACGAATCTTTTAAACCCTAAAGTCGCTGTATTCTTTTTGACCTTTCTACCGCAATTTCTAAATCCTAACCATAATACATTCATTCAATTTCTAATCATGGGCCTTACCTATCTCGTTTTAACCGTAATATGGTTTGCTTTTTATATCTTCTTAATTGATAAAATCAGTCTTTTCATGAAAAAACCAACTACTCAAAGGTACATCCAAGGACTTACTGGTATTATTTTAATTGGATTTGGTATAAAATTAGCTTTCGAAAAGAACAGTTAA
- a CDS encoding DUF2584 family protein yields the protein MKFEMHMKIISNEQETRLHIEENVFQLTLDGYHLFAVNELLPLYKTAQERIGNAIVQKLEWENGKTTLNYQLVSLQSVN from the coding sequence ATGAAATTTGAGATGCATATGAAAATTATTTCAAATGAACAAGAAACGAGATTACATATAGAAGAAAATGTTTTTCAATTAACTTTAGATGGTTACCATTTATTCGCTGTGAATGAACTGTTACCTTTATATAAAACGGCTCAAGAAAGAATCGGTAATGCAATCGTTCAAAAGTTAGAGTGGGAAAATGGAAAGACAACACTTAACTATCAACTTGTTTCATTACAATCAGTAAATTAA
- a CDS encoding sigma 54-interacting transcriptional regulator, whose amino-acid sequence MNSIEDYSVGRWLNKDFQFVKMSNTIAEAINLLIASKTDELPVLEEKRMIGIVKLLDCVQWMKEQSGESTPVHMIIEESFHKGTSVNAMEVVQHVPFYVINEKNGVLEGIIGQSELFAFQKYIKQQLEEAGHVIEWLRLSFDTAYEGIAIVDENGVIQMFNDTYSRFVGVTKEEAIGQRAENVIENTRLPVVLKTGVPERNQVHRLQGQNLVVHRMPIWKQGRVIGAVGMLIHEGISDIYKILERFDQKDSAVKPSFSKPKKKQIHFEDILGESQPISETKKMARKAARSKASVLITGESGVGKEQFARAIHGAGVTKNGPFISVNCAAIPDNLLESELFGYAEGAFTGAKKNGKAGKFELANHGTLFLDEIGDMSLLTQVKILRVLQEREIERIGGTHPLPVDFRLIAATNKDLKQMVREGTFREDLYHRLHVIPIHIPPLRFRKQDIPLIVEEHLQKLCQMYDIEEKTLDKEVLRLMFHYNWPGNVRELINVLERLFALSDDAHIRAKDLPEEFYYRDIEQKKLVPMIQSLPAKQEAMKVVRDEEERGLIERVLKEAKGNKSKAAALLGISRATLYNKLSRFKI is encoded by the coding sequence ATGAACTCTATAGAAGATTACTCTGTAGGAAGATGGCTGAATAAAGATTTTCAGTTTGTGAAAATGAGTAATACGATTGCAGAGGCAATCAATCTACTTATCGCATCAAAAACTGATGAACTGCCTGTACTAGAGGAAAAGCGAATGATCGGTATTGTAAAGTTACTAGATTGTGTTCAGTGGATGAAAGAACAAAGTGGTGAGAGTACTCCAGTCCATATGATTATAGAGGAATCTTTTCACAAGGGAACAAGTGTGAATGCAATGGAAGTGGTTCAGCATGTACCGTTTTATGTGATAAATGAAAAAAACGGAGTGCTAGAAGGGATTATAGGTCAAAGTGAGCTTTTCGCTTTTCAGAAATATATAAAACAACAATTAGAAGAAGCTGGGCATGTAATTGAATGGTTACGACTGTCTTTTGATACTGCATATGAAGGCATTGCGATTGTGGATGAAAACGGTGTTATCCAAATGTTTAATGATACGTATAGTCGCTTTGTGGGCGTAACGAAAGAAGAAGCAATTGGACAGCGCGCTGAAAATGTAATTGAGAATACAAGGCTTCCAGTTGTATTAAAAACAGGAGTGCCAGAAAGAAATCAAGTGCATCGTTTGCAAGGACAAAATTTAGTTGTACACCGGATGCCGATTTGGAAGCAAGGAAGAGTGATAGGTGCTGTAGGGATGCTTATTCATGAAGGGATTTCAGATATTTATAAAATACTAGAGAGATTTGATCAAAAAGATAGTGCTGTCAAACCATCATTCTCTAAACCGAAGAAGAAGCAAATTCACTTTGAAGATATTCTCGGAGAAAGTCAGCCGATTTCTGAAACGAAAAAAATGGCTCGAAAAGCCGCTAGGTCGAAAGCGTCTGTACTAATTACTGGAGAAAGTGGTGTTGGTAAAGAGCAATTCGCGCGAGCTATACACGGTGCAGGTGTAACAAAAAACGGTCCATTTATTAGTGTGAATTGTGCTGCTATTCCTGATAATTTACTAGAATCTGAATTATTTGGTTATGCAGAAGGTGCTTTTACAGGTGCGAAAAAGAATGGGAAGGCAGGGAAGTTTGAGCTTGCCAATCATGGAACGTTATTTTTAGACGAGATTGGTGATATGTCTCTATTAACGCAAGTGAAAATTTTACGGGTTTTACAGGAAAGAGAGATAGAAAGAATAGGAGGTACACATCCACTTCCTGTTGATTTCAGATTAATCGCAGCGACAAATAAAGATTTAAAACAAATGGTTAGAGAAGGTACATTTAGAGAAGATTTATATCATCGACTTCATGTCATCCCAATTCATATTCCGCCACTTCGCTTTCGAAAACAAGATATACCACTCATTGTTGAAGAACATTTACAAAAATTATGTCAAATGTATGATATCGAAGAAAAGACACTTGATAAAGAGGTATTACGCCTTATGTTCCATTATAATTGGCCAGGTAATGTTAGGGAATTGATCAATGTGTTAGAAAGGCTATTCGCGCTGTCAGATGATGCGCATATACGCGCTAAGGATTTACCAGAAGAATTCTATTATCGGGATATAGAGCAAAAGAAATTAGTACCTATGATTCAATCTTTACCAGCAAAACAAGAAGCGATGAAAGTGGTGCGTGATGAGGAAGAAAGAGGATTAATTGAACGCGTTTTAAAAGAAGCAAAAGGAAATAAGTCAAAAGCAGCGGCATTGTTAGGGATTTCTAGGGCGACCCTTTATAATAAATTGTCAAGATTCAAAATCTAA
- a CDS encoding acyl-CoA dehydrogenase family protein produces the protein MEKTKLQWDEFFSLNKELHTSFFTPEDFSGDEDLIAKTTEQFVKQEIVPQIENIEQHNYQVSRQLFEKAGELGLLSIEVPEEYGGFELGKAVSGLVAEKMGYAGAFSVSFNIHAGVGTLPYIYYGTKEQKEKYLPKIASGEWIGAYALTEPNAGSDALSAKTSAVLNEEGTAWTLNGEKQWITNAHMADVYVVFAKTNKGMTAFIVERTCEGVSIGLEEKKMGIKGSSTATLILEDVVIPAENVLGEVGKGHHVALNILNFARLKLAFGNIGTAKQAIGLSVQYGKERKQFQTELVDFTMIQEKIANMIIATYGAESAAYRTAGVIDDAIHESDESIMQKMSQFAMECAINKVNASETLGNIVDEAVQIHGGYGYMQEYEVERLYRDARISRIFEGTNEINRLTVAKMLMKQTKSLGDQVDEDAFENVERNHRYILLSKQLLKQSLKTLSQTPELKIEQEQEYSRVLADMLKDVYVMEAAFLRTKKAVSKNGEEKERTKQLITDVLCEEGYRKVESAAIVLLSAAVQEEQKRNAILDEIRQLSVPLYTNVFTKKREIAKAIINRGKYIV, from the coding sequence ATGGAGAAAACAAAGTTGCAATGGGACGAATTTTTTTCGCTGAATAAGGAGCTTCATACATCCTTTTTTACACCTGAGGATTTTTCAGGTGATGAAGATTTAATTGCAAAAACAACAGAACAATTTGTTAAACAAGAAATTGTTCCGCAAATTGAAAATATTGAGCAGCACAATTATCAAGTTTCTCGCCAGTTATTTGAAAAGGCTGGAGAACTTGGATTACTAAGTATAGAAGTTCCAGAAGAATATGGGGGATTTGAATTAGGAAAAGCAGTTTCTGGCTTGGTAGCAGAAAAGATGGGATATGCAGGAGCATTTAGTGTTTCCTTTAACATTCATGCTGGAGTAGGAACGCTGCCATATATATATTATGGAACAAAAGAGCAGAAGGAGAAGTATTTACCTAAAATTGCATCAGGCGAATGGATTGGAGCTTATGCGTTAACAGAGCCAAACGCTGGATCTGATGCGTTAAGTGCAAAAACAAGTGCTGTCTTAAATGAAGAAGGAACAGCATGGACATTAAATGGTGAAAAGCAGTGGATTACTAATGCTCATATGGCTGATGTATATGTTGTTTTTGCGAAGACAAATAAAGGAATGACAGCATTTATTGTCGAAAGAACATGTGAAGGTGTTTCGATTGGTCTAGAAGAAAAGAAAATGGGTATTAAAGGTTCTTCTACTGCAACATTAATTTTAGAGGATGTCGTAATTCCGGCTGAAAATGTATTAGGGGAAGTTGGAAAAGGGCATCATGTAGCTCTTAATATTCTCAATTTTGCGAGATTGAAACTTGCTTTCGGAAATATTGGGACAGCAAAGCAAGCGATTGGCCTATCTGTTCAATACGGAAAAGAACGAAAACAGTTTCAGACAGAATTAGTTGATTTCACGATGATTCAAGAGAAAATTGCAAATATGATTATTGCTACATATGGTGCAGAGAGCGCGGCTTATCGAACAGCAGGTGTAATTGATGACGCAATTCATGAGAGTGATGAAAGCATTATGCAGAAAATGTCTCAATTTGCAATGGAGTGTGCCATTAATAAAGTGAATGCTTCAGAAACCCTTGGAAATATTGTGGATGAAGCGGTACAAATTCACGGTGGTTATGGTTATATGCAAGAGTATGAAGTAGAACGATTGTATCGTGATGCTAGAATTAGCCGTATATTTGAAGGGACGAATGAAATTAACCGCTTAACAGTTGCGAAAATGTTAATGAAACAAACGAAGTCATTAGGGGACCAAGTAGATGAAGACGCATTTGAAAATGTAGAACGAAATCATCGTTATATTTTATTATCGAAACAATTATTGAAGCAATCTTTGAAAACGCTATCTCAAACTCCTGAATTAAAAATTGAACAAGAACAAGAATATTCACGCGTATTAGCAGACATGTTGAAAGATGTGTATGTAATGGAAGCAGCATTTTTACGTACGAAAAAAGCGGTAAGTAAAAATGGTGAAGAAAAAGAACGTACAAAACAGTTGATAACGGATGTTCTTTGTGAAGAAGGTTATCGAAAAGTAGAATCAGCAGCAATTGTTCTTCTTTCTGCAGCAGTACAAGAAGAGCAAAAAAGAAATGCTATTCTAGATGAAATTCGTCAACTGTCAGTACCTCTATATACGAACGTATTTACGAAGAAGAGGGAAATCGCAAAAGCGATTATAAATCGTGGAAAATATATTGTTTAA
- a CDS encoding NAD(P)-dependent oxidoreductase, which produces MKKIGFIGLGNMGLPMSKNLLKSNYTVYGVDLNKDAEASFEKEGGIIGLSIENLAETCDLIFTSLPSPRAVEAVYFGEEGLIENSHPNVVLIDTSTVAPQLNKKLADAANDKKVDFLAAPVSGGVIGAENRTLTFMVGGSKEVYEKGLSVMEVLGANVFHVSEQIDSGTTVKLINNLLIGFYTAGVSEALTLAKKNNMDLDKMFDILNVSYGQSRIYERNYKSFIAPENYEPGFTVNLLKKDLGFAVDLAKESELHLPVSEMLLNLYDEAGKAGYGEKDMAALYQKVSEQLISSHK; this is translated from the coding sequence ATGAAAAAGATTGGTTTTATCGGTTTAGGTAATATGGGTCTTCCGATGTCTAAAAATTTACTCAAATCAAATTATACGGTATATGGCGTTGATTTAAATAAAGATGCTGAGGCTTCTTTTGAGAAAGAAGGAGGAATCATTGGCTTATCAATTGAAAATTTGGCAGAAACATGTGATTTGATTTTTACAAGTTTACCATCACCTCGAGCTGTTGAAGCTGTTTATTTTGGAGAAGAGGGCTTAATTGAGAATAGTCATCCGAATGTTGTTTTAATTGATACAAGCACAGTAGCACCGCAACTAAATAAAAAACTTGCAGATGCTGCGAATGATAAAAAAGTCGACTTCTTAGCTGCGCCAGTTAGTGGTGGGGTGATAGGAGCGGAAAATCGAACATTAACTTTTATGGTTGGTGGATCGAAAGAAGTATATGAAAAAGGTTTATCAGTGATGGAAGTATTAGGAGCAAATGTTTTTCATGTGAGTGAGCAAATCGATAGTGGTACGACTGTAAAACTGATTAATAACTTACTGATTGGTTTTTACACAGCGGGTGTTAGCGAAGCTTTAACTTTAGCGAAGAAAAACAATATGGATTTAGATAAAATGTTTGATATTTTAAATGTAAGTTATGGACAAAGTAGAATTTACGAGCGTAATTATAAAAGCTTTATTGCACCAGAAAACTATGAGCCAGGATTTACTGTAAATCTACTAAAGAAAGACTTAGGATTTGCAGTTGATTTAGCGAAAGAAAGTGAACTTCACTTACCAGTAAGTGAAATGCTATTGAATTTGTATGATGAAGCTGGCAAAGCGGGATATGGTGAAAAAGACATGGCTGCTTTATATCAGAAGGTAAGTGAACAATTAATCTCTAGTCATAAATAA
- a CDS encoding CoA-acylating methylmalonate-semialdehyde dehydrogenase — protein sequence MITTEIKRVKNHINGEWIESTGTEVEAVPNPATGKIIAYVPLSPKEDVDRAVEAAKAAYETWSKVPVPNRSRQLYKYLQLLQENKDELAKIITLENGKTLKDASGEVQRGIEAVELATSTPNLMMGQALPNIAGGIDGSIWRYPIGVVAGITPFNFPMMIPLWMFPLAIACGNTFVLKTSERTPLLAERLVELFYEAGFPKGVLNLVQGGKDVVNSILESKDIQAVSFVGSEPVARYVYETGTKYGKRVQALAGAKNHAIVMPDCNLEKTVQGVIGSAFASSGERCMACSVVAVVDEIADEFIDVLVAETRKLKVGDGFHEDNYVGPLIRESHKERVLGYINSGVADGATLLVDGRKVNEEAGEGYFVGATIFDGVNQGMKIWQDEIFAPVLSIVRVNDLEEGIKLTNQSKFANGAVIYTSSGKHAQTFRDNIDAGMIGVNVNVPAPMAFFAFAGNKASFYGDLGTNGTDGVQFYTRKKVVTERWF from the coding sequence ATGATTACAACAGAAATTAAACGAGTGAAAAATCATATTAATGGTGAATGGATAGAATCTACTGGTACAGAAGTGGAAGCTGTTCCGAATCCTGCGACTGGGAAAATAATTGCTTATGTTCCGCTTTCTCCAAAAGAAGATGTGGATCGTGCTGTTGAAGCTGCAAAAGCTGCTTATGAAACATGGTCCAAAGTGCCGGTTCCAAATCGCTCGAGACAGTTGTATAAATATTTGCAACTCTTACAAGAAAACAAAGATGAGCTTGCAAAAATCATTACATTAGAAAATGGTAAAACATTAAAAGATGCAAGTGGTGAAGTGCAGCGGGGGATTGAGGCTGTAGAACTGGCAACATCAACACCAAATTTAATGATGGGACAAGCACTTCCAAACATTGCAGGCGGGATTGATGGTTCAATTTGGCGTTACCCAATTGGAGTTGTTGCTGGAATTACACCTTTCAACTTCCCAATGATGATTCCTTTATGGATGTTCCCACTTGCAATCGCTTGCGGTAATACATTCGTATTAAAAACATCTGAAAGAACACCACTTTTAGCTGAGAGACTTGTAGAATTATTCTATGAAGCAGGTTTCCCTAAAGGGGTTTTAAACTTAGTACAAGGCGGAAAAGATGTTGTAAATAGCATTCTAGAAAGTAAAGACATTCAAGCTGTTTCATTTGTTGGATCTGAACCAGTTGCACGCTACGTATATGAAACAGGAACAAAATATGGAAAACGAGTACAAGCGCTTGCAGGAGCAAAAAACCATGCGATTGTTATGCCAGATTGCAACCTTGAAAAGACAGTACAAGGTGTGATTGGTTCAGCGTTTGCGAGTAGTGGAGAACGCTGCATGGCATGCTCTGTTGTAGCGGTTGTAGATGAAATTGCTGATGAATTTATTGATGTTCTAGTAGCGGAAACACGTAAATTAAAAGTAGGTGATGGTTTCCACGAAGATAATTATGTAGGACCATTAATTCGTGAGTCTCATAAAGAGCGTGTACTAGGCTATATTAATAGCGGTGTAGCAGATGGGGCTACTTTATTAGTAGATGGTCGTAAAGTTAATGAAGAAGCCGGCGAAGGGTATTTCGTTGGCGCAACAATTTTTGATGGTGTAAATCAAGGTATGAAAATTTGGCAAGACGAAATTTTTGCTCCAGTACTGAGCATTGTGAGAGTAAATGATTTAGAAGAAGGAATTAAGCTGACAAACCAATCAAAATTTGCTAATGGTGCCGTTATTTATACATCAAGTGGTAAACATGCACAAACATTCCGTGATAACATCGATGCAGGAATGATTGGTGTGAACGTTAACGTTCCAGCTCCAATGGCATTCTTTGCATTTGCAGGAAATAAAGCGTCTTTCTATGGTGATCTTGGAACAAATGGAACAGATGGTGTTCAATTCTACACACGTAAAAAAGTTGTAACAGAGCGCTGGTTTTAA
- a CDS encoding enoyl-CoA hydratase/isomerase family protein — translation MTENVLFSISENGVASITLNRPKALNSLSYDMLQPIGQKLKEWEKDDCISIIVLKGAGTKGFCAGGDIKTLYEARSNEVALQHAEQFFEEEYEIDTYLYHYPKPIIACLDGIVMGGGVGITNGAKYRIVTERTKWAMPEMNIGFFPDVGAAYFLNKAPGQTGRYVALSASVLKAADVLYINAADHYIPSETLPTFLDAIEKVNWHNQNVHITLKELINKYETTPSAESELASMQEEIDQHFSFQTVENIIHSLENTDSSFALKTKETLLSKSPFSLKVTLKQLIDGKAKSIEECFATDLILAKNFMRHEDFFEGVRSVVVDKDQNPQYKYKQLSDVSDEEVNRFFNLLNA, via the coding sequence ATGACTGAAAATGTTTTATTTTCCATCAGCGAAAACGGTGTTGCATCGATTACTTTAAACCGCCCAAAAGCACTTAACTCTTTATCTTATGATATGTTACAACCAATTGGGCAAAAACTAAAAGAGTGGGAAAAAGATGATTGCATTTCCATTATCGTATTAAAAGGCGCTGGTACAAAAGGCTTTTGTGCTGGCGGTGATATTAAAACATTATATGAGGCACGTTCAAATGAAGTTGCATTACAACATGCAGAACAGTTTTTTGAAGAAGAGTATGAAATAGATACTTATTTATATCATTATCCAAAACCAATTATCGCTTGTTTAGATGGAATTGTAATGGGCGGTGGCGTCGGTATTACCAATGGTGCTAAATATAGAATTGTCACAGAGCGTACAAAATGGGCAATGCCTGAAATGAACATTGGATTTTTTCCAGATGTCGGTGCTGCTTACTTCTTAAATAAAGCACCTGGACAAACTGGTCGTTATGTCGCATTATCAGCATCTGTCTTAAAAGCTGCTGATGTGTTATATATAAATGCCGCTGATCATTATATACCATCTGAAACTTTACCTACTTTTCTTGATGCTATCGAAAAAGTAAATTGGCACAATCAAAATGTACATATTACTTTAAAAGAACTTATTAATAAATATGAAACAACACCTAGTGCAGAAAGTGAACTTGCTTCCATGCAAGAAGAAATTGACCAACACTTTTCATTCCAAACAGTCGAAAATATCATCCATTCATTAGAGAATACTGACAGTTCTTTTGCTTTAAAAACAAAAGAAACATTACTCTCAAAATCTCCATTCTCACTAAAAGTAACATTAAAACAACTGATTGACGGGAAAGCAAAATCGATAGAAGAATGCTTTGCAACGGATCTCATACTCGCTAAAAATTTCATGAGACACGAAGATTTCTTTGAAGGAGTCCGTTCTGTCGTAGTCGATAAGGATCAAAACCCACAATACAAATATAAGCAATTAAGTGATGTTTCAGATGAAGAGGTAAATCGCTTCTTTAACCTTCTTAATGCATAA
- a CDS encoding exonuclease SbcCD subunit D yields MKFFHTADWHLGKLVHGVYMTEDQRIVLDQFVQAVQEEKPDAVIIAGDLYDRAIPPTEAVDLLNDVLQKIVIDLQTPVIAVAGNHDSPDRIHFGSSLMKKQGLHIVGQFQFPYEPVILHDEHGEIHFHLVPYADPSIVRHVMKNEDIRSHDDAMRIFMNELSETMNQEVRHVFVGHAFVTSSGEAEENTSDAERPLSIGGAEYVNSHYFDKFHYTALGHLHQAHFVRNETIRYSGSPLAYSISEERHKKGYYMVELDEVGEATIEKRLFAPRRQMRTVEAKIDDLLKHPTSEDYVFVKLLDENPVLQPMEKIRSVYPNAMHVERSIQRREFTEANEVTVSRHKTDDLSLLKAFYKEMKGSDLSEEKERLFLEVLQTVQEREGERG; encoded by the coding sequence ATGAAGTTTTTTCATACAGCGGATTGGCATTTAGGAAAACTTGTTCACGGTGTATATATGACCGAAGATCAACGAATTGTTTTAGATCAGTTCGTTCAAGCTGTACAAGAAGAAAAACCAGATGCCGTCATTATTGCAGGTGATTTATATGACCGAGCAATTCCACCAACAGAAGCAGTAGACTTATTAAATGATGTATTACAAAAAATAGTGATTGATTTACAAACACCAGTAATCGCGGTAGCAGGAAATCATGATAGTCCAGACCGTATTCATTTTGGCAGTAGTTTAATGAAGAAACAAGGGTTACATATTGTGGGGCAATTTCAATTTCCGTATGAACCAGTTATTTTACATGACGAGCATGGGGAAATACATTTTCATTTAGTACCATATGCCGACCCAAGTATTGTTAGACATGTGATGAAGAATGAAGATATTCGTTCGCATGATGATGCGATGCGTATTTTCATGAATGAACTTTCAGAAACGATGAACCAAGAAGTAAGACACGTATTTGTAGGACATGCATTTGTGACTTCTTCAGGCGAAGCAGAAGAAAATACGAGTGATGCAGAACGTCCGCTTTCAATTGGTGGTGCTGAATACGTCAATAGCCACTATTTTGACAAGTTTCATTACACGGCGCTTGGTCATTTACATCAAGCGCATTTTGTACGTAATGAAACAATTCGCTATTCAGGCTCACCACTTGCGTATTCCATCTCTGAAGAGCGTCATAAAAAAGGATATTACATGGTTGAATTAGATGAAGTAGGAGAGGCGACAATAGAAAAACGTTTATTTGCACCTCGACGCCAGATGCGAACTGTAGAAGCGAAAATAGACGATTTATTAAAGCATCCGACAAGCGAAGATTATGTATTCGTTAAATTATTAGATGAAAATCCTGTTCTACAGCCAATGGAAAAAATTCGTTCTGTATATCCCAACGCAATGCATGTTGAACGTTCTATACAAAGACGAGAATTTACAGAAGCTAATGAGGTGACTGTTTCTAGACATAAGACGGATGATTTGTCTCTTTTAAAGGCTTTTTATAAAGAAATGAAGGGATCAGATTTATCAGAAGAGAAAGAACGTCTTTTCTTAGAAGTATTACAAACAGTGCAAGAACGGGAAGGTGAACGAGGATGA